The genomic interval CATCGTGCGCAAGGTGCTCATCGCCAACCGTGGCGAAATCGCTGTTCGTGTTGCCCGGGCCTGTCGGGACGCGGGTATCGGCAGCGTGGCCGTCTACGCCGATCCGGATCGTGACGCTCTGCACGTCCGTGTGGCCGACGAGGCGTTCGCTCTGGGCGGTGACACCCCGGCGGCCAGTTATCTGGACATCGCCAAGGTGCTCCAGGCTGCCGAGGACTCGGGGGCGGACGCGGTCCACCCGGGTTACGGCTTCCTCTCGGAGAACGCCGAGTTCGCCCAGGCGGTGCTGGACGCGGGTCTGACGTGGATCGGCCCGCCGCCGCACGCGATCCGGGATCTGGGTGACAAGGTCGCCGCCCGTCATATCGCGCAGCGTGCCGGTGCCCCGCTGGTCGCGGGGACCCCGGACCCGGTGGCGGGTTCGGCGGAGGTCGTGGCGTTCGCGGAGGAGCACGGGCTGCCGATCGCGATCAAGGCGGCGTTCGGTGGTGGCGGGCGCGGGCTGAAGGTCGCCCGCACGCTGGAGGAGATCCCGGAGCTGTACGACTCCGCGGTGCGTGAGGCGGTCGCGGCGTTCGGGCGCGGGGAGTGCTTCGTGGAGCGCTACCTCGACAAGCCGCGGCATGTGGAGACGCAGTGCCTGGCCGACACGCACGGCAACGTGGTCGTCGTCTCGACGCGTGACTGCTCGTTGCAGCGCCGGCACCAGAAGCTGGTGGAGGAGGCTCCGGCGCCGTTCCTGTCGGACGCGCAGAACGCGGAGCTGTACGCGGCGTCGAAGGCGATCCTGAAGGAGGCCGGCTACGTCGGGGCCGGGACGGTGGAGTTCCTGGTCGGGATGGACGGCACGATCTCCTTCCTGGAGGTCAACACCCGCCTGCAGGTGGAGCACCCGGTGACCGAGGAGGTCTCGGGTATCGACCTGGTGCGTGAGATGTTCCGGATCGCCGACGGTGAAGCGCTCGGGTATGAGGACCCGGTCTCGCGTGGTCACTCCTTCGAGTTCCGGATCAACGGCGAGGACCCGGGCCGCGGCTTCCTCCCGGCCCCCGGCACGGTGACGCGGTTCGAGGCGCCGTCGGGTCCGGGCGTGCGCCTGGACGCGGGCGTGGAGTCCGGCTCGGTCATCGGCCCCGCCTGGGACTCGCTGCTCGCGAAGCTGATCGTGACGGGTGCGACCCGTGAGCAGGCGCTCCAGCGCGCGGCGCGCGCCCTGGCGGAGTTCCAGGTGGAGGGGATGGCGACCGCGATCCCGTTCCACCGCGCGGTCGTGACGGATCCGGCGTTCACCGCGGACCCGTTCCGTGTCCACACGCGCTGGATCGAGACGGAGTTCGTCAACGAGATCAAGCCGTTCGCCGCTCCGGCGGAGGCGGAGGCGGATGACGAGTCCGGCCGCGAGACGGTGGTCGTGGAGGTCGGTGGCAAGCGCCTGGAGGTCTCGCTGCCCTCCTCGCTCGGGATGAGCCTGGCCCGTACCGGTCTCGCTGCGGGTGCCAAGCCCAAGCGGCGCGCGGCCAAGAAGTCCGGCTCGGCCGTCTCCGGCGACACCCTGGCCTCCCCGATGCAGGGCACGATCGTGAAGATCGCCGTCGAAGAAGGCCAGGAAGTCAAGGAAGGCGACCTCATCGTCGTCCTGGAAGCCATGAAGATGGAGCAGCCGCTCAACGCGCACCGCTCCGGCACCGTCAAGGGCCTGGCCGCCGAGGTCGGCAGCTCGATCTCCTCGGGTGCCGTGATCTGCGAGATCAAGGACTGACCCGCGTCTTCCCCGCCGGTGCCCCGGTCATGTCGTCGGACGTGACCGGGGCACCGGCGCATTCGGGGGACGGGGGCCGCCCGCGCGATGGCATCCTGGAGACCGGGGAGACAGGCCGGGGAGACAGGAGGGACCGCACCATGGCGATGAGCACGGCAGGGGCACCGGCCCGGCCCATGCGTGCCGACGCGCGGCGCAACTACGCCCGGCTGCTGGCGGAGGCCCGTACCGCTTTCGCGGAACACGGCACCGACGCGTCCCTGGAGGACATCGCCCGGCGCGCGGGGGTGGGCATCGGCACGCTCTACCGCCACTTCCCGACCCGGCACGCGCTGATGAGCGCGGTCTTCCAGGAGGCGGTGACCGCCCTGATCACCCGCTCCCGCGAACTGGCCGGCTCGGACCGGCCGTGCGCGGCGCTGGTGGAGTGGCTGGGCGCGATCGTCACCCATGCGGGTGAGTACCGGGGCCTCGCCCAGGCGCTCATGTCGACGTG from Streptomyces drozdowiczii carries:
- a CDS encoding TetR/AcrR family transcriptional regulator; this translates as MAMSTAGAPARPMRADARRNYARLLAEARTAFAEHGTDASLEDIARRAGVGIGTLYRHFPTRHALMSAVFQEAVTALITRSRELAGSDRPCAALVEWLGAIVTHAGEYRGLAQALMSTCRDESSALARCNTPLREAGSALLARAQSAGTVRQDVSIDDLMQLTNAIALAAEQSPDDPDLANRLLKLTLRGLTSSPSDSAESSPSGD
- a CDS encoding acetyl/propionyl/methylcrotonyl-CoA carboxylase subunit alpha, producing MRKVLIANRGEIAVRVARACRDAGIGSVAVYADPDRDALHVRVADEAFALGGDTPAASYLDIAKVLQAAEDSGADAVHPGYGFLSENAEFAQAVLDAGLTWIGPPPHAIRDLGDKVAARHIAQRAGAPLVAGTPDPVAGSAEVVAFAEEHGLPIAIKAAFGGGGRGLKVARTLEEIPELYDSAVREAVAAFGRGECFVERYLDKPRHVETQCLADTHGNVVVVSTRDCSLQRRHQKLVEEAPAPFLSDAQNAELYAASKAILKEAGYVGAGTVEFLVGMDGTISFLEVNTRLQVEHPVTEEVSGIDLVREMFRIADGEALGYEDPVSRGHSFEFRINGEDPGRGFLPAPGTVTRFEAPSGPGVRLDAGVESGSVIGPAWDSLLAKLIVTGATREQALQRAARALAEFQVEGMATAIPFHRAVVTDPAFTADPFRVHTRWIETEFVNEIKPFAAPAEAEADDESGRETVVVEVGGKRLEVSLPSSLGMSLARTGLAAGAKPKRRAAKKSGSAVSGDTLASPMQGTIVKIAVEEGQEVKEGDLIVVLEAMKMEQPLNAHRSGTVKGLAAEVGSSISSGAVICEIKD